The Pseudorasbora parva isolate DD20220531a chromosome 21, ASM2467924v1, whole genome shotgun sequence sequence aggtcttacgggtggggaatgacattagggggaggagttaatgacatcaatatcatttttgggtgaactaaccctttaagtgctagtctttttCTTCTTATTCCTACAACTAATGTATGAGTCTTTCTGTAAGTCCTCCTCTGGCTACTGCTACAAACATTATTATGGCCCTTCGTCCAGAGTAATGATGTGTTTTGATGTGTCATCATTAGTAATCTGGATTTACAATAGAGCTTTTCAGATTACACATCCTTTGATATGCTTGAGGATTAAACCAGATCAGATGCAGCTCACCGTTGCTATTTTTGTGCATCTAAACACAACCAATATGAACATCCTGGATATGATTATAAATGTTACAATTCTGCTGTCCAGAATGCAAAActagcttcttctttttttctaaaacaATTAAGCACAATGAACATTTGATGGtagtttataaaaatataacaataaaaaaagaacaaaagtatGAATGAGCATGATGCATGTTTAATGTCTAGTTATCACCTTTGGAAatataaactaattatttttgCACCTCTAATAAAATCAATTTGCTGTTATGTCTTAACAAGGGTTAATGAATATTGCAGTAATATTGTTAAGAGTTTTTAATGTTTCTGCTATCCAAGgctttgtgaaatattattccaatttaaaatacccattttctattttaatatactgtaaaatcTAATTTATGCCCATGTTcaaagcttaattttcagcatcattacgccagtcttcagtgtcacatgatccttcagaaatcactcttatatcatgatttattattaatgtttaaaacttgcttcctttttttattaggattctttaatgaacagcattagcattataaatgtcttttgatGAATTGAATTGTCCCTGCTGAACTGAAGTAttcctttctttaaaacaaacacaccctGCACGCTTCCATATTTTCTGTCTGGTTCCCTTCTGTTTTCAGGTTCATTCAAATAGCCCCACAGTACTTCTTCTGTAACCTGCCCCCTAGTGAAAGTAAAGAAATCCTGCAGCACATTCTGGACAGTGACCGGACGGGACACGTGAGAGCGAAGCCTCAACCGGCTGCGCCAGAGACGGAAGAGGCCGAATCACATGACCGGTGTGTCATACAGTGACCTCATGAAAACATGCGAGTGTGTAAAtagtgtttaaatgttttgtattgTTACTTCTGAAAAGACACTCAAGAATCCTGTTTGGGCCATTTATTTTGTGGGTAATTTCAACTGATTATGTACagaattaataaattatttcacTGGTTTGGGGTGATTTCTTGTCAAACTGTTTTGTGGCCAGtttatacttctttttttttacggaCTGGGACGTTTAACATCATAGAAACTATACTTGAAAACAgtttaaaaataaaccatgAGAGGAGCAGAGTTAAGTTCACACACTCAGATATTCAGTCATTTTAGCAATGATGGTTCCCATCCGGTCCATCGGGATCACCATCACGGTGCGGAGCGGTTTCATCGGTACGTCATCATACGACCACTTTCCCGTCGCACAGGAATCGGCCTCGTCCTGAACGGAGTAGCTGAACTTCAGCGTGGCTTGCTGTGACAAAAAGAAATTGTGTTAAAGGTTGATCCAAGACGAAATGTTTTTCTGCATGCATAAAAGAAGAATCATTCACAATTAAACCAAGAATGTGTATTAATAAACCGTTTTATGATGGTAAATTTAAGACCAATTAAAGATGTAAGATTGTTCGTTATGTTTGTTCCCTTCATTCTCTAAATGTCTAAACACAGATTATATTAGGCCCCGTTCACAACGCAAGTCTTaatgctcaattctgattttttgctcagatctgattttttgtttggctgttcacattaccttttaaaatgtggcctatatctgattccagtgtgaactgtttgaggtttcaaactaacctgcatgtgcaaaagaacaatatcaatgacatcagacgCAGCGCGCTGTTGCACTAAAGCTCAGGAGGTTATAGAGGAAGTAAGCATTTtcgcttttttaaaaaaatgtttgtgtaacaGAAGCCATAACAGTAATGAGGAGGTGCTGAAGAGGAGAAGAAcgaaaagaaagagagcaaaattggttattttgAGCTTTTGTCACCTTCCTTTGGCACTGAAGCCACGTTCTTCTGTGTCCATGTTCTTCCATTTCGTGTGCTATTATTTCAAAAACGGAGCGGTTACGGTAGGATCCTTCTAGTTTagcttgaattgaagtatctccCCATATACTAATTAGGTCTAACACCTCACTCTCCCTCCACTGACTCACTCCATCGCTGTTCTTCATATctagtcaagtttttaatgttacgGTCTGTGTCCGTTGTGTCTAGGGCTAACTCGCCGGCACATTACTGTGACAAATGTCGGCATAGATTGACGTAAAAGTCACATCAAATCCGCcttggttgttcacactgcagccgctttggaaaaaatcagatctttaaaaaacacataaaatgacCTTTTCAATGTACAAAGTGATTGTGGACTTTGCACAGGCCTATCCAAAGGGTTAATGTGCTACCTGGTGATCAACTGTAAAAACTACAGATTTGACCTCTTCCCAACactaatggaagtcaatggggcaaaaacagccacgaacagtaaatgagggagaaaaaactcaaatctgatgctgcacaaacACTAACAAAGCATCAAAGCCAATGTTGTTTCTAATCTTTGAAATGTCCAAGACTGTGACAAAAGGTTAAAGAAAAATCACGTCCACAATCACGTTTTATATTAAGAagtcattttgtgttttttctctAGTTTTGATCAGGACTGAGGTTGATTTAACAGATGTATGCAAAAAagaaatttgaaaaaaatatttatctgatacatttttacagtttaATCTAGTGGATGTTTTCATACCGAACATAACGAAAGGGTAGTGAATTTGCTCAGAGTATTgtggatttttgtttttaaatttcacagcatttccccaaaatatgtgtCAAAATTTAAGGttgttaaaggtggggtaagtcttatttcaaaaccgttttagaaaaaggacacgggccaagtggaataacaaacttgtagccaatcagcaggtaaggggcgtgtctactattgatggtgagaagagcgctcgctctcgctctgtgcacgtcattattcaaaacacacgagttgCACATGACGGACGGTAGCCGacaactagcctaatatatgctgcttgactatgctcaTGTGGCATGTTcacttgttagtccatttgcgttcatttccacaccgtatgaagcatctaaatctcctcactgtgtgcttcaagcatcagctcacacaatgtctccgacaagtaagatactatactcctaatatatgtttgcttactcttttcatgatctatataacccttatccagtcataattgtaatatgtcgttagttggattagatacacagagattctgccatagccgttgatgcctctgggttaCGTAGATGTGGGGGCgacgctatcaaaataggggcgagacccttttgagggtaggggcgtgtttgttttggtgatttgaaataccaaAAACGGTTGCCAGATAGCACTAACCCCACCTTTAATACCACCCAAAATCATTCCATTTTCTGAAATGCAGAGAAAGTTGTGGCCAAATTAAGACTCAACAGCTCCCCATAGTGGACGGAAACATCCCCAACAAATCAGGATTTGCTTTTTTGCAGTacatgtaatttaatttttgaattAAATTCAGAGCCCTATGAAATCCGGTTTAAATTGATCTACTGGTCTAATTGAAAACATACAAAGTAACAGCAGTcttttccatttttgggtgaactatttactcacatgagggagagaatAGGATgactcaattttcatttttgggtgaactgaccgtcctacttttgatttattcatcCTAAGATGACTTTTTAAAATCTGATTTTGTAAATTCTATTTTTATGAATGGATTCTGCGATTCTgtacacgttttttttttttgcattgcagaAATCGTATTAATAATGTAATGTCAGGATATTGAATTTAAGAATTTCTGCTCcaatttaagacatttttaatCAAGACTTTTTAAGATCCGTGGAAACCCCGAATAAAGCAAATATCGAGTACCTCGTAGAAGAACTCCTCCTCGTCGTTCACAAACCGGAGCTCTTCTTTGGGTTGAGCTTGACCGGATATGCTCTTCTTTGCTGGTTTACAGGTTTTACTGATCATCAGGCAGAACTGGCATTTACCGCTGGGTTTATTGGTCCTCTGTGCTTCAGCCATTTCCTTCCTGTTAAACCAAACAGCATTATCATCAATCAATACTGAACTAAATAATTGCTTCTCAAATCATATCCACCTGGAACTAGTTGTCAAGCAAGATACTGAAAGATCTGGCAACATCGAGAACTGAATAATTTCAGAAAACATTGTGTATCAGTGGACACAGTTCACTTTTTAATCCACTTTACAATATTTCCAGATGTACACAGGAGTTTTGGGGATTTCATTTGGCTAATCTACGTGTTGACCCACATAAGAGACACTGTTACATAAGGTCTTTATAAAGCCACGTGATGGAATTAGTGCCGCCCACTGCTGACAGACAGTCAATAACATCAAAACACCTTCAGCCGGACACGACCTGAGAGCATCACGAGACGAGAGTATCAGTCACAGTGACGGATATTTCTGCATTTTCCAGCAGGATGACAGTAGAGTGACGATGGGAAAACTGTAGATGGTAATtgttaaagtgcccctattttAAAAGTTCCTCAATTGTTTTGGAATTTGGAGACTCCTAcaataggtttacatgcatccatGATCACTTTAATTTTCCcataatatacactactggtcaaaagtttggaaacattaaagctacactgtaacttttttagtttattcttagctaaaaacacttagttctttcaaaatatatgtgcttattaatgtatatttacttctttcaagtagtaaagtattctcgtaagtttataatatgccattgaaaatacatacgggtgaggggttcgaatgccggtcgccatgttgcccctccatcttgaaagtacattagccaaagagggacatacccgtaaattcaagcttcgcctttcgcgttttaacactcaatggcaccgtgtcgaatgtgaagagggggattgccatgttaatcttggactaaatcagccaccgtaggagttaaaggagtttaatgtttttgaaggaAGTCTCTTAATCTCAccattcatttgatcaaaaatacaggaaaaactgtaatattgtgaaatattacaagtTACATGAACTGGTTTCTGTTGTAATATAttgtcaaatgtaatttattcctgtgatgaaagctgaattttcagcatcattactccagtctttcctcacatggtccttcagaaatctaatataatttcttattatcatcaatgttgaaaaaagttTTAGCTGcttcattttatattatttatacatttttgaaaatcatgatacactgccattcaaaaatttgtaatttatacttttatttagcaaatgtgacgattaaaaaaataaaagtaaaatgttacaaaaagttatatttataacaaatccAGTTCTACTTTGTATTCAtcaaaatcctgaaaaaaaattaaattaggcAGCATAACTGTGTTTCTCACTTTGTGCTCAATTATCATCAGATATTATTGGTGCTTAATTATTAGGAATGGTTCTTatttttatcaatgttgaaaaccccTTTTGCATGATAAATGTCTTTGCTTAATTgtctgctaaataaaagtattcatttataCTACCTTTGAATGATTGTGCatccacaacaacaaaaaataactaaacatCACAACTGtgtttaacattaataataatcataaatgtttcttgagcatcaaatcctcatatcagaatgatttttgaaggatcatgtgacactgaacacTTGAGTAATACTACTGAAAATACAACTTTGATCAcaggatttttttaataataatatttttcccTTTAATCACCTTTTAATGTTGTTAACCCTGTTCGTGCTATATTTGTAACACACAGCTGCATTATTTtcagatgcacacacacactccctctgcTGGTTAAACCGTTGAACACTTACTGGAGTTGTTTGTGCATGGGCAGGGCGATCTGTGGCGGGACGTTCACGAATCTCTCGCTCAGCAGCAGCCCGACTGAGTGTCCGCTACCTGACAGAAGCTGCTCAAACCTCTCCTGGACATCCGGGGAGCTGGAATTCACACACTGCTCTATAATCATGTCCTTCAGCTTCTCCAGACACTCCACGCCctgttcaacacacacacacagccatcaGAAAACCACACAGGAAGGCAAACGTCTTTATAAATGAATGTAGGTATGCCGAGTCTCCGACCTGTCTCTCCGTGAGGTTCACCATGCTGATGAATCCAAACACCTCATCTGGGTCGCCCTCATCATCGCTGTCCTCCGGTACCTCCGCTTGCTGGAGCAAAACACAcagaaaatattcaaaaacatgCATTGCAATGATAATTTGATCATTAAGGACACAACCACTATTCATCCTGATGTTTATTACATTTGatgaatattataaatataggTATCAATGTATTTGAAGgaaagtttttccattttagATGTAATGGACCCCCAAATATGTTCATCCTATATGATCAGCAATGCATTAGTGTATAAAGACCCAATTTgtactgaaaataaaaaaatatgtgtgtgtgtcattagtTTATTACATTTTTCCTAGTCACTATAGGACTGTACTACgtgatttttttaacatttatttaatctatgtatttacattttatttttgttatatttttctCTAAACCTTTCCATCAACTCACCCCTATAATATTACTGTAAAtctgtttaattaatttgataaaTATGTGAATATAccgttaatatatttttttataatttgttcTACTTACTATAGCATGTtcgatgcattttatttttaaaatgtattttattcaatgtatttatttaaaggtgcagtgtgcaactttccgtccactagagggtgcctatttaaaacaaaggtgtagtttgatgacgcaaagtgtgagcgcagcattttgggacatgtggtcttcacctcacagccggtggaaaataggactcgggcagaaatcatgtttatgcatgcggttattaacgttactgtagtgtgaagaagagcaggactgagtgttgaggtgctgagcacggccgctggagcgattgttaaataaataccCGCCTCACAAACACccggacttttattatgacgggacacattcgcctgCACTGATCCCCTCTTATGATtgtgaggtaatgcagctctgattatcatattagatacatttaagtgtgtttaaaatgatgttatgaggttactctgtgtgttcactagttcacactgctaagagtaaagcgctccagCCAAGTAAAACCCAAAACCGAggataacgcagatatgacgcaattgacaggcgacttcctcaaacgctatgctgaaacgtcccggtccttagttaaaatagcaattttctcacaatttacaaatagttggaaaacatttgggatattgtaagaactcaactgaacaaaatatataacactggcctagtggtttttagatattttactgcaaaaatactacatagtgcacctttaaatcttatttttattattaatttatttttttctaaacctTTCCAGACTCTCTGGAGCCCTCAAATTACAATAAATGCACATAAAATCACTGTAAATCTcttgatgaaatatacagatgtcgacagaaaaaaattaaaaacagatATTCTACTACTATTATTTAAATGAGTCTCACCCTGATGACACTGCCAATGTGATTCTGCTGAATGATGATGTCAGTGAGATCAGAGATGTTCACGTGAGATTTCAAGAACAGCTGGAAAAACAAAAACGTACATATAAGTTATATTATGTATGAATGTACATATTCGTTCTCATTTTTAATCTCTGTTGAAGTGCAAACtgtgcaatgtaaaaaaaaaaaatctgtttattCAGTGCAATGCAAACAAcaccgtctgtctgtctgtaactTAACTTACCTGTTGCAGAAGGGTTTTAATGCCATGAAAGTCGTTTTCAGATATCGTGTGTGCTTCAAAGTCCACGATGACCTCCTAAAcacaattcaaaataaatatattcttcACGAAACTGCGTGTTTAAAACGCAGACCCAGTCTGGCCTGCACATCACGATGTTTTTGGTTGCAATAATAGTTAAAACAGCAACGCACCTCGTTTATTTCTTCTTCTGAATGTTCACTGCCCTCATCCCCAGAGTCTTCCAGACCCTCGTCCGAGCTTTCATTGCTGTCTTGGGGGTTGTGACCTGTTTCGATAGCTCGCCGCTTCGCAGACGAAGCCATGCTGCTCCACTACAGTACGCAGGAAAGACACGAGTTCACGCACAGCGACGTTTTGTGTTATGCACATGTTAGGAAACTAAGGAGTGTTGTCGGCCATCTTGGCTCACAGTAGACGTTCGAACACACGCACATAACCCCCTTGCACAAGATCCAAAATGGCGTCTGTTTAAGATCACTAGCTTGGGCAGCAGAATATACCATATTTTACAGAGGGGTGCTGCGTGAaaatcatttatta is a genomic window containing:
- the bccip gene encoding protein BCCIP homolog, giving the protein MASSAKRRAIETGHNPQDSNESSDEGLEDSGDEGSEHSEEEINEEVIVDFEAHTISENDFHGIKTLLQQLFLKSHVNISDLTDIIIQQNHIGSVIRQAEVPEDSDDEGDPDEVFGFISMVNLTERQGVECLEKLKDMIIEQCVNSSSPDVQERFEQLLSGSGHSVGLLLSERFVNVPPQIALPMHKQLQKEMAEAQRTNKPSGKCQFCLMISKTCKPAKKSISGQAQPKEELRFVNDEEEFFYEQATLKFSYSVQDEADSCATGKWSYDDVPMKPLRTVMVIPMDRMGTIIAKMTEYLSV